TGTATCTTACGGTGTGTCGGATAGCAAGTAATTTGATACCGGGGGATTATATATCAGGCTCCCACTACTATAAAACGGCGAGGATTTCCCTTTCAGCCTCGGTGCACCGTATGAGCAAGCCCCTCCAACCGACATATTTGATCGATAATATGCTCGAGTCGTGTCGTGAGCCTGGATTCCCCTTGCTCCCATGTTTCAAGAGGGCCAGTATCCATTTCAACCTCTCTATGGCACTGCAAAAACTTTTCAGCTGTTGACAGAATTAATGTCAATCCACCCCCGGCTAGAACTTCATTAACCAGGAGGCGAGCTTCCTTGTCGAGGCAAATAGTAAGTAAAAGGATGGACAAGTATCCTGCAATAACATTCACATGCACATCGGCCACGGAGTGTGCCTATATATAATGTCAGAGCACATCAATAGGTAACAATTGTCTCCTCACCTGGTCCATAGTGCGAACTCTGGCAGAGAATTGCTCGAGAAGTTGATGGAAGAAAGACACTGCTCTGTTATTGGAACTTATAAGTATAGCTCTGGACTGCTTGGTCTTCTCCGCTAGATTTATGAGAGCTCCTAGCGCCAAAATGACCTCATTCAGCGTGTCATTATCCTGATCGCAAAGTTCCCTGGAGATATCCCGGAATTCTGTAGTGACAATATTTGCGAGTCCGCAGACAATATCTGGGGTTGCAAAACTATCGCACAGTGTTGGCTCCTTgttagtaatatttaatatcACCCGAATATAGGATATCGAGACCTGTCTTCGATCGCAATGATCTAAAATTAAAACTTGATGAAAATGAACAAGACGGCGGAAACATCGGCAATGATTGTAATCGAATGGCCCTGATATTACCGAGTAATTCTCGAGAATCAGAAACACCCGGTCCAAAAACTGAAGTTGGCCTTTTGGTGCAGAGGAATTTAGATCTTTGATGGCATTTGCCGCAACCAGATCGATCAACTTGCCCAGCAATAGTGTAGGGAAGGGGCGAATGGTATGGCCGCGCTCCCGGAGAACTACCAGAGAGGATTTGATGCACTCAAGTGCTAGCAATTGCGGTGACAGGCATGGCGAAGGAGAACCTATGGCGGGCAACAAATGAGACCGGACATCCCTGATAGATGCCTGTGCTGTCTTTGAAAGACCAATCGAAGGGCCTCGCGCTAAAATAAGGATATCATCTTCCGTATCCAATAATGCAGTGGGTAACTCGAGGATCCTTGCCCACAAAGAGTCGGAAAAAACGCGAGAGGTATGGCCACCGACTATTATCAGCCTGTGAGCACTGAGAGCAAGAGAAGCAGATACTAAATCCAAATCGTTTAATGTACAATTCACCAGGCGTTCGTCAAATCCTTGCTCGGAAAAACGATGTACAAACTGGGAATCCAAAAGTTTGCCACACAATTCGGCAAGGGCACAACATGTTCCGGACTTTGAATTATACCTGTCTTCGATGTCTTCGAAAATCGAGTCAATGACCTCTCGAAATCGGGCATTGTCCCCAGCCCGCCGAAGCTCGTGGATGCTACGGACGGGTTTGCTATCGTGagcgtcatcctcttcgggaGATATGCGCGAAGAGCTTATGTTAAGAGATTTTGTTTTAGGTTCGAATTCGTGGGAGTTCATTACATCATGGTTTTCGAAATCGGTCAAGGTAAGTGAATCATTCAAAAATGAACGCTGCCGTGAATAAGTAACTCCTGAAGATCGCAACATTGAAGAAGGTGTGGGCGGGGGAGGGCTTCTTCGGAGGTGCCCAGAGTCACACGTCCTGGATTCGGACGCTTTCCTAGCAAGACGCCGGCGGGCTGAAGTGGAATTCGCCTCATCAGAAGGGTAGAGCGGTTTAGGCATATAATGGGACATTGGCATAAAAGCCTCACTGCCTCTATTGTCTGCAGTACCTAACGAGTCGATCAATCTTTTCCGCGGCGAAACCGAGTCGAGCTTCTGAGATGTACTCAAAGAGCCACTTGAATTCTTACGATCATCCCGAGGCTGAGAAGCTGGCTTTTGTCGGCGGGCAGAACGCCAGTAAGAATACGCTGGTAGGTTGATTGATTTGGCTTCAAACGTGGTGTCTGGACTCAGAGATCGGGGAGAGTCACCACCCCCCGAAGCGTTATCAAGATGGGGGTTATTTGGAAGGGAATTAATATTGTTTCGCAGGCCGGCGTTCCCTAGACTCGCACCCACAGGCGCGGCCGCATGCGAGTTCATCGGGCGTAGAGTAGGGTCAATGTAGGCTTCTTCGTGAAGCGACTTCCTCCGTTTTCGCGGCATGACGACGTGCTCGTCTCCTtgatcctca
This genomic interval from Aspergillus puulaauensis MK2 DNA, chromosome 7, nearly complete sequence contains the following:
- a CDS encoding WAPL family protein (COG:S;~EggNog:ENOG410PMSV;~InterPro:IPR022771;~PFAM:PF07814), which gives rise to MPQNRKRRVTYGKSPLNRLEPYTQGLGDSARVSTSRVSSINEPASSTAPVRTSQSSRLPRSSVNSPAAGGEGKDEDQGDEHVVMPRKRRKSLHEEAYIDPTLRPMNSHAAAPVGASLGNAGLRNNINSLPNNPHLDNASGGGDSPRSLSPDTTFEAKSINLPAYSYWRSARRQKPASQPRDDRKNSSGSLSTSQKLDSVSPRKRLIDSLGTADNRGSEAFMPMSHYMPKPLYPSDEANSTSARRRLARKASESRTCDSGHLRRSPPPPTPSSMLRSSGVTYSRQRSFLNDSLTLTDFENHDVMNSHEFEPKTKSLNISSSRISPEEDDAHDSKPVRSIHELRRAGDNARFREVIDSIFEDIEDRYNSKSGTCCALAELCGKLLDSQFVHRFSEQGFDERLVNCTLNDLDLVSASLALSAHRLIIVGGHTSRVFSDSLWARILELPTALLDTEDDILILARGPSIGLSKTAQASIRDVRSHLLPAIGSPSPCLSPQLLALECIKSSLVVLRERGHTIRPFPTLLLGKLIDLVAANAIKDLNSSAPKGQLQFLDRVFLILENYSVISGPFDYNHCRCFRRLVHFHQVLILDHCDRRQVSISYIRVILNITNKEPTLCDSFATPDIVCGLANIVTTEFRDISRELCDQDNDTLNEVILALGALINLAEKTKQSRAILISSNNRAVSFFHQLLEQFSARVRTMDQVRRQLLPIDVL